One window of Mesorhizobium sp. PAMC28654 genomic DNA carries:
- a CDS encoding tyrosine-type recombinase/integrase encodes MDAYGAALKAWEAGRAAPTTMIGANRTQPGTIGALILSYYGSADFRNLAKASQKTYRNALERIRIEYGIGSVARIERKHVLKMMDKKAEHPGAANELLKMMKLLMGRAIDMGMRKDDPTIRIRRMKIKSGGFITWEEEDIVAFYAAHAEGTRARLALDLLLFTGQRRADVIGMGRQHVKNDVLSIRQQKTGTAVSIPLHAYLKGTLDARPQDNLTFLLTQYKKPFQPESFTNWFRVCVREAGLREDLASGAMGLSPHGLRKACSRRLAQAGCTPHQIKAITGHKKLDEIVRYTEAVDQMRLAHEAINAIAEHGAGTKTVKPTWLV; translated from the coding sequence ATGGATGCCTACGGGGCGGCGCTGAAGGCGTGGGAAGCCGGCAGGGCGGCACCAACAACCATGATAGGAGCTAATCGAACCCAGCCCGGCACAATCGGTGCGCTGATCCTCTCCTACTACGGCAGCGCAGATTTCAGAAATCTAGCAAAGGCGAGCCAGAAGACGTATCGGAACGCACTCGAGCGCATCCGTATTGAATATGGCATTGGCTCGGTCGCTAGGATCGAGCGCAAGCACGTCCTCAAGATGATGGATAAGAAGGCTGAACACCCTGGCGCGGCCAACGAACTGCTGAAGATGATGAAGCTCCTGATGGGGCGCGCCATCGACATGGGGATGCGCAAGGACGATCCAACGATCCGGATACGGCGCATGAAAATCAAGTCGGGCGGGTTCATCACCTGGGAGGAGGAGGACATTGTCGCGTTCTACGCGGCGCACGCAGAGGGCACCCGCGCCCGCCTCGCCCTCGACCTTCTGCTGTTCACCGGTCAGCGACGCGCAGACGTGATTGGTATGGGTCGGCAGCACGTCAAGAACGACGTCCTGTCCATTCGGCAGCAAAAGACAGGCACGGCCGTCTCGATCCCACTTCATGCATACCTCAAAGGGACGCTCGATGCCCGGCCCCAGGACAACCTCACATTTCTCCTGACGCAATACAAAAAGCCGTTCCAGCCCGAGTCTTTCACTAACTGGTTCCGGGTCTGTGTCCGCGAAGCTGGTTTGCGCGAGGATCTGGCAAGCGGCGCCATGGGGCTTTCACCGCACGGTCTGCGCAAGGCGTGTAGCCGACGGCTTGCCCAAGCCGGCTGCACGCCCCACCAGATCAAGGCAATCACGGGCCATAAAAAGCTTGATGAGATCGTTCGCTACACCGAGGCCGTCGATCAGATGCGCTTGGCGCATGAAGCGATAAATGCCATCGCCGAGCACGGAGCAGGAACAAAAACTGTCAAACCAACCTGGTTGGTTTGA
- a CDS encoding response regulator, with protein sequence MESNERVDQAAAPDDDAPHLLVVDDDTRIRNLLKQYLTENGFRVTVAGNAGEARRKLAGLDFDLLVLDVMMPGESGVDLTKSLRAEKNVPILMLTALSETDSRISGLEAGADDYLPKPFDPRELILRINNILRRGGPATTPKVEQLVFGPYTFQIARRELKRGGEALKLTDREQEILAIFAARAGETIPRHELVGDDSEVGERTIDVQINRLRRKIERDPSNPVWLQTVRGIGYRLSVE encoded by the coding sequence ATGGAGAGCAATGAGAGGGTCGACCAGGCGGCCGCACCGGACGACGATGCGCCGCATCTGCTTGTGGTCGACGATGACACGCGCATCCGTAACCTGCTCAAGCAATATCTGACCGAGAACGGCTTCCGAGTCACCGTTGCCGGCAATGCCGGCGAGGCCAGGCGCAAGCTCGCCGGCCTCGATTTCGACCTGCTGGTGCTCGACGTCATGATGCCCGGCGAAAGCGGCGTCGACCTCACCAAGTCGCTGCGTGCCGAAAAGAACGTGCCGATCCTGATGCTGACGGCGCTTTCCGAAACCGACAGCCGCATCAGTGGCCTCGAGGCCGGCGCCGACGACTATTTGCCAAAACCCTTCGACCCGCGCGAGCTGATCCTGCGCATCAACAACATCCTGCGCCGTGGCGGCCCGGCGACGACGCCCAAGGTCGAGCAGTTGGTCTTCGGCCCTTACACGTTCCAGATCGCCAGGCGCGAACTCAAGCGCGGCGGCGAAGCGCTGAAACTGACCGACCGCGAGCAGGAGATCCTGGCGATCTTCGCCGCGCGGGCCGGCGAGACCATACCGCGCCACGAACTTGTCGGCGACGATTCGGAAGTCGGCGAGCGCACCATCGACGTCCAGATCAACCGGCTGCGCCGCAAGATCGAGCGCGACCCGTCCAATCCGGTCTGGCTGCAGACCGTTCGCGGTATTGGGTATCGGCTCAGTGTAGAATAG
- a CDS encoding MarR family winged helix-turn-helix transcriptional regulator yields the protein MTDRSQAAGKPIRTAITDEDGIDFAIIELFFFAYRDFTSDPDQILADYGFGRAHHRVLHFVNRRPGLTVAELLDVLKITKQSLARVLKQLIDTDHIVQLQGPRDRRQRELYPTARGRALALALARPQSRRIHAALEDSGTTERALVERFLEAMVNPELRAQIDVGPAKMSGKSHGEQ from the coding sequence ATGACGGATCGAAGCCAAGCTGCCGGAAAACCGATCAGGACGGCCATCACCGACGAGGACGGCATCGACTTCGCCATCATCGAACTGTTCTTCTTCGCCTATCGCGATTTTACCTCCGATCCCGATCAGATCCTGGCCGACTATGGCTTTGGCCGCGCCCATCACCGCGTGCTGCATTTCGTCAACCGCCGGCCGGGCCTCACCGTCGCCGAACTGCTCGACGTGCTGAAGATCACCAAGCAGAGTCTGGCCCGCGTGCTCAAGCAATTGATCGACACCGACCATATCGTGCAGTTGCAGGGGCCCCGCGACCGACGCCAGCGCGAACTTTATCCGACCGCCAGGGGCCGCGCCCTGGCGCTGGCGCTGGCGCGGCCACAGTCGCGCCGCATCCATGCTGCATTGGAAGATTCCGGAACCACCGAACGGGCCTTGGTGGAACGGTTCCTGGAGGCGATGGTCAATCCGGAACTAAGGGCGCAGATCGACGTTGGACCCGCAAAAATGTCAGGGAAAAGCCATGGAGAGCAATGA
- a CDS encoding branched-chain amino acid aminotransferase: MASVPFDQLDGFIWMNGEFVQWGDAKIHVLTHGLHYASAVFEGERAYGGEIFKLNEHTERLHESARLLGFKIPYSVAELNDASTTLLKKQGFQDAYVRPIAWRGSEQMGVSAQNNRINCAIAIWQWPSYFDPAQKLKGIRLDMAEWRRPDPRTAPSKSKAAGLYMICTMSKHAAEAKGYADAMMLDWRGQVAEATGANIFFVKDGKIHTPKPDCFLDGITRRTVIGLARDRGLEVIERAIMPEELEGFEQCFLTGTAAEVTPVSEIGPYRFEVGEIAKTLMNDYSAAVQPKQAIAAE, from the coding sequence ATGGCATCCGTTCCCTTCGACCAGTTGGACGGCTTCATCTGGATGAATGGCGAGTTCGTCCAGTGGGGCGACGCCAAGATCCACGTGCTCACGCACGGCCTGCATTACGCCAGTGCCGTGTTCGAGGGCGAGCGTGCCTATGGCGGCGAGATATTCAAGCTCAACGAACACACCGAGCGCCTGCATGAATCGGCCCGTCTGCTTGGTTTCAAGATCCCCTATTCGGTGGCCGAACTCAACGACGCCTCGACCACGCTGTTGAAGAAGCAGGGCTTCCAGGACGCGTATGTGCGGCCGATCGCCTGGCGCGGCAGCGAGCAGATGGGCGTTTCGGCGCAGAACAACCGCATCAACTGCGCCATCGCCATCTGGCAGTGGCCGAGCTATTTCGACCCGGCGCAGAAGCTCAAGGGCATCCGCCTGGACATGGCGGAATGGCGCCGGCCCGATCCGCGCACCGCGCCCTCCAAGTCGAAGGCCGCCGGCCTCTACATGATCTGCACCATGTCCAAGCACGCCGCCGAAGCCAAGGGCTATGCCGATGCCATGATGCTCGACTGGCGTGGCCAGGTCGCGGAAGCGACCGGCGCCAACATCTTCTTCGTCAAGGACGGCAAGATCCACACGCCGAAGCCCGATTGCTTCCTCGACGGCATCACCCGCCGCACGGTCATTGGCCTGGCCAGGGATCGCGGCCTCGAGGTGATCGAGCGCGCCATCATGCCGGAAGAACTGGAAGGCTTCGAACAGTGTTTCCTCACCGGAACGGCGGCGGAAGTGACACCGGTTTCGGAGATCGGGCCCTACCGATTCGAGGTTGGTGAAATCGCCAAGACCCTGATGAACGACTATTCCGCCGCTGTTCAGCCCAAGCAAGCGATCGCCGCCGAATAA